The following proteins are encoded in a genomic region of Azotosporobacter soli:
- a CDS encoding LysR family transcriptional regulator: MDIQLFQTFLKVAALENISQAAEQMNFTQPTVTAQIQTLERYFEVQLFERIGKRIFLTEAGHRMVLCAERMLQELAAVGQEMEAFKKTRHHLSIGISTQMINHLLPPILGKVQSCVPGIRVSIEVCKNATEVIGQLLANQIDLGIIHGEQVNAQVVGYNILREPIAWVVETKLHAQYGKSSQVLDYPIINFTRPGSVFRANFDAVMKDATFVSEIEFSDSEAVKQAALNGLGAAYLPKALLHEPIASGALQVLQGPAMHLPISVVLHKNKQITPALRGFLGVVADLPDVDPRLCSFLAALE; encoded by the coding sequence TTGGACATACAACTTTTTCAAACGTTTCTCAAAGTAGCTGCGCTGGAGAACATCAGCCAGGCCGCGGAGCAGATGAATTTTACGCAGCCGACTGTTACCGCGCAGATTCAAACGCTGGAACGATATTTTGAAGTGCAGTTGTTCGAACGAATCGGCAAGCGGATTTTTTTGACGGAGGCGGGACATCGGATGGTGCTCTGTGCGGAACGGATGCTGCAGGAGTTGGCTGCTGTTGGTCAGGAAATGGAAGCGTTTAAAAAAACGCGCCATCATCTGTCAATCGGCATATCGACGCAAATGATCAATCATCTCTTGCCGCCGATTTTGGGTAAGGTGCAAAGCTGCGTGCCGGGAATTCGCGTCAGCATTGAAGTGTGCAAAAATGCGACAGAAGTGATAGGGCAGCTGCTCGCCAATCAGATTGATCTGGGCATTATTCACGGCGAGCAGGTCAATGCACAGGTGGTCGGCTATAATATCCTGCGTGAGCCGATTGCCTGGGTCGTTGAAACGAAACTGCATGCGCAATACGGTAAGAGCAGCCAGGTGTTGGACTATCCGATCATCAACTTCACCCGACCCGGCAGCGTGTTTCGCGCGAATTTTGATGCGGTGATGAAGGATGCAACTTTCGTGTCGGAAATTGAATTCAGCGATTCGGAAGCGGTCAAACAAGCGGCGCTGAACGGACTTGGCGCGGCCTATCTGCCAAAGGCGCTGTTGCATGAACCGATTGCCAGCGGAGCGCTGCAAGTCTTGCAAGGCCCGGCAATGCATCTGCCGATCTCGGTTGTCCTGCACAAGAACAAGCAAATCACGCCAGCGCTGCGCGGCTTTCTCGGCGTGGTCGCCGATTTGCCGGATGTGGATCCGCGGCTGTGTTCTTTTCTTGCGGCGTTAGAGTGA
- the mobA gene encoding molybdenum cofactor guanylyltransferase, producing MLEQITPIVLAGGRSSRMGRDKSFVSLADQPLIERVLDGLRQTFSRLPLLVTNRPDEYAHLGFTMVGDKVVGQGPLGGIHAGLCWTETELNFIVACDMPFLQPAFIRYMAEQAVGYQVTMPKDGDATEALHAFYTKDCITPIEACLAAGGKRRIIDFLPQVKVRYIEKAEYEPYHWAQQPFFNVNNGEDLLAAQRLLLKREKSWGEQKKQEEKEASS from the coding sequence ATGCTGGAGCAGATTACGCCGATCGTGCTGGCGGGCGGAAGAAGCAGCCGTATGGGGCGGGATAAATCTTTCGTTTCATTGGCTGACCAACCTTTGATCGAACGGGTCTTGGACGGTTTGCGGCAAACCTTTTCGCGTCTGCCGCTCCTCGTCACCAACCGGCCGGACGAATATGCACATCTCGGCTTCACAATGGTCGGCGACAAGGTCGTTGGACAGGGGCCGCTTGGCGGCATTCATGCCGGACTCTGCTGGACGGAAACCGAGCTAAATTTTATCGTCGCCTGCGATATGCCGTTTTTACAGCCGGCTTTTATCCGCTATATGGCCGAGCAGGCGGTTGGCTATCAGGTGACGATGCCCAAAGACGGCGACGCCACGGAAGCGTTGCACGCCTTTTATACGAAGGATTGCATCACGCCGATTGAAGCGTGTCTGGCTGCCGGGGGAAAGCGCAGGATCATCGATTTTTTGCCGCAAGTGAAGGTGCGTTATATTGAAAAGGCGGAATATGAGCCATACCACTGGGCGCAGCAGCCATTTTTTAACGTGAACAATGGCGAGGATTTGCTGGCGGCGCAGCGTTTGCTGCTTAAGCGCGAAAAATCCTGGGGCGAACAAAAAAAGCAAGAAGAGAAAGAGGCGTCGTCATGA
- a CDS encoding 4Fe-4S dicluster domain-containing protein, which translates to MSNSLNSFVIADPNKCIGCKVCELACAAAHATYQGKTVGCVTEPLLPKLYLVHTAEVTMPVQCRHCEDAPCANVCSVAAIRQAKNAIVIDEERCMGCKTCMLACPFGALEMTPQYRYGEVVMQEILKEEAADGLQEKEKLVASKCDLCTERVTGPACVNACPEQALTLIRPAETKKRRSTEAALATLDSMKKFLG; encoded by the coding sequence ATGAGCAATTCGTTAAACTCCTTTGTCATTGCCGATCCGAACAAATGCATCGGCTGCAAAGTGTGCGAGCTGGCCTGCGCTGCAGCGCATGCAACTTATCAGGGGAAAACCGTCGGTTGCGTAACGGAACCGCTGCTGCCGAAACTATATTTGGTTCATACGGCGGAAGTCACGATGCCGGTGCAATGCCGCCATTGCGAAGATGCGCCCTGCGCCAATGTCTGCTCGGTCGCGGCGATCCGGCAAGCCAAGAATGCGATCGTCATCGACGAGGAGCGTTGCATGGGCTGCAAGACCTGCATGCTGGCCTGTCCATTCGGCGCACTCGAAATGACGCCGCAATACCGCTATGGTGAAGTGGTGATGCAGGAGATTCTTAAAGAGGAAGCCGCTGACGGCTTACAGGAGAAAGAAAAACTGGTTGCCAGCAAATGCGACCTGTGTACGGAGCGGGTGACAGGGCCGGCTTGCGTGAACGCCTGTCCGGAACAGGCATTGACGCTGATCCGTCCGGCGGAAACGAAAAAACGGCGCAGCACCGAAGCGGCGCTGGCAACGCTTGACTCCATGAAAAAATTCCTAGGCTAA
- a CDS encoding ABC transporter substrate-binding protein, which yields MRFLLLCFSLLFFCGCASQTPPTPPAPLLIGALFEQNGKYAEFGLPAIKGVEMAVAEQNAAGGIGGRPIRLLIGDTKSEEGEAVKAFAALAQNEGLLGVIGPNFSAMGIAINPLAEAHQIPFIATWATNPRVTVDDNGRTKPFAFRICFNDLFQGTVMGQFAARLPAKRAATLIDDTAYYSNALSTYFERSFFKEGGQVVFKDGYKPNGTDFTVQAETLLSRKPDVIFLPGFHPEVAKIIDEVRSRGYSGPILGADSWEEGLLRPLLKAEFLNNAYYSTHFASDEGTPAVQEFAKRFHAFAPNVEMTQSAVLAYDAACLLFDAIARSGGQRTQADLRRALETTSDLRVVSGPIRMDEQHNGKQSALIIELRNGKGHFLERVGTQP from the coding sequence ATGCGCTTTTTATTACTCTGCTTTAGTCTCCTCTTCTTTTGCGGCTGCGCATCACAAACGCCGCCAACTCCGCCTGCGCCGCTTTTGATCGGCGCACTCTTTGAGCAAAACGGCAAGTATGCCGAATTCGGCTTGCCCGCCATCAAAGGCGTCGAAATGGCGGTAGCCGAGCAAAATGCAGCCGGAGGCATCGGCGGACGACCGATTCGTCTTTTGATCGGCGACACGAAATCAGAAGAAGGCGAGGCGGTGAAAGCATTCGCCGCTTTAGCGCAAAACGAGGGGCTGCTCGGCGTGATCGGTCCGAATTTCTCTGCGATGGGCATCGCCATCAATCCTTTGGCCGAAGCGCATCAGATTCCTTTCATCGCAACCTGGGCCACCAACCCCAGGGTTACTGTGGACGACAACGGACGCACCAAGCCATTCGCCTTCCGCATCTGTTTTAACGATCTCTTTCAGGGCACGGTCATGGGGCAATTCGCCGCGCGCCTGCCAGCGAAACGCGCCGCAACGTTAATCGATGACACTGCTTATTATTCCAATGCCCTCTCCACTTATTTCGAACGCTCCTTTTTCAAAGAAGGAGGCCAGGTCGTCTTTAAGGACGGCTACAAGCCGAACGGAACCGACTTTACCGTGCAGGCCGAAACACTCCTTTCCCGCAAGCCGGATGTGATCTTTCTGCCCGGCTTTCATCCCGAAGTGGCAAAAATCATCGATGAAGTACGCAGTCGCGGTTACAGCGGCCCCATTTTAGGCGCTGACAGTTGGGAAGAAGGCCTGCTCCGTCCTTTGCTCAAAGCCGAATTTTTAAATAACGCCTACTACTCGACTCATTTCGCCTCGGATGAAGGAACTCCGGCAGTGCAAGAATTTGCCAAACGCTTTCACGCCTTCGCACCGAATGTCGAGATGACGCAAAGCGCCGTCCTTGCCTATGACGCTGCCTGCTTGCTCTTTGACGCGATCGCGCGCAGCGGCGGACAGAGAACGCAAGCCGACCTGCGCCGCGCGCTGGAAACGACAAGCGATTTGCGCGTCGTTTCCGGCCCGATCCGCATGGACGAACAGCATAATGGTAAACAAAGCGCATTAATCATTGAACTACGCAACGGCAAGGGTCATTTTCTGGAACGCGTAGGTACGCAACCGTAG
- the murI gene encoding glutamate racemase gives MKVNLPIGIFDSGIGGLTVYEKLRQRMPKEDIIYFGDTGRAPYGARPEAEIRLFVDGIMRLMSLFGIKLGVVACNTITVLGTEKMSERYNFDLVGNSSGTLAALSASRTKRIGVLATENTIANGMHKREILRHNPEAKVFCQACPSLAPLVEAGDLSGIRLRHDLRRYLLPLRKAKVDTVILGCTHYPYLTPLIQEMLGAEVTLIDPADETASRVEAYLQQNKLVNEDGHGESSFYFSAKAEQAKIIAQQLFDARMATFAQIELAELESFCRQPVLRKVLAQHFDATQSRELLQQVE, from the coding sequence ATGAAAGTCAATCTGCCAATCGGCATTTTTGACTCCGGCATCGGCGGGCTTACTGTTTACGAAAAGTTGCGCCAGCGGATGCCAAAAGAGGACATCATTTATTTCGGCGATACCGGACGTGCTCCTTACGGCGCGAGGCCGGAGGCTGAGATCAGGCTGTTTGTTGACGGCATTATGCGGTTGATGTCCTTATTCGGCATTAAACTGGGCGTCGTCGCCTGCAACACGATCACGGTGCTGGGAACGGAAAAAATGAGTGAACGGTATAATTTTGACTTGGTCGGCAACAGCAGCGGAACGCTGGCTGCGCTATCGGCCAGCCGGACTAAGCGCATCGGTGTTTTGGCGACGGAGAACACGATCGCCAACGGCATGCATAAGCGGGAAATTTTGCGGCACAATCCGGAGGCGAAGGTGTTTTGCCAGGCTTGTCCGTCGCTCGCGCCGCTCGTTGAAGCGGGCGACTTGTCGGGCATCCGGCTGCGTCATGATTTACGTCGCTATTTGCTGCCGCTGCGTAAAGCAAAGGTGGATACGGTCATTCTTGGCTGCACGCATTATCCGTATTTGACGCCGCTGATCCAGGAAATGCTCGGCGCAGAGGTTACGCTGATCGATCCGGCCGATGAAACGGCGAGTCGGGTCGAAGCGTATTTGCAGCAGAACAAGCTGGTTAATGAGGACGGCCATGGTGAAAGCTCATTCTATTTTTCGGCAAAAGCGGAGCAGGCGAAAATAATAGCGCAGCAGTTATTTGATGCACGCATGGCTACTTTTGCGCAGATTGAATTGGCTGAGTTAGAAAGTTTTTGTCGGCAGCCTGTGCTGCGTAAAGTATTGGCGCAGCACTTTGACGCTACGCAGAGCAGGGAATTGTTGCAACAAGTGGAATAG
- a CDS encoding [FeFe] hydrogenase, group A — translation MMMSSSIMIDQELCTGCRRCAKACPVDAIQGTQGEPQRIDESRCVLCGQCVQTCSAFDSLSAEETMPRKERLAQRGMPQGVKEPLFAAYCQSALAKVKAALADASLHTLVQCAPAVRVAIAEDFGLELGSLTPGKLVAGLRRLGFDRVYDTNFAADLTIMEEGSELLARLQNGGVLPMFTSCCPAWVKHVEQEYPQLIPHLSSCKSPQQMAGALFKTYGAKIDNLEPQQVYSVAIMPCTCKPYEAARPELASEGRPDVDAVLTTRELAYLLKEAKIDFAALPDEEGDAALGLYSGAGHIFGATGGVMEAALRTAWELVNKKPLDKPELEFIRGGEGIRSASLTVGGQEVKVAIVAGLQHAKPLLEQVAAGNADYHFIEVMTCPVGCVSGGGQPKVLLPEDRVLAYANRTAATYGHDAQLKTRKSHENPAIQQLYKEFLGEPLGHTSHHLLHTTYTDRRKPS, via the coding sequence ATGATGATGTCTTCCAGCATAATGATAGATCAAGAACTTTGTACCGGTTGCAGGCGCTGCGCGAAAGCGTGTCCGGTCGATGCGATTCAGGGAACGCAGGGCGAGCCACAACGGATTGACGAGAGCCGCTGCGTTTTGTGCGGGCAATGCGTCCAAACCTGCAGTGCGTTCGATTCGCTGTCAGCGGAAGAAACGATGCCGCGCAAGGAACGGCTGGCGCAGCGCGGCATGCCGCAAGGCGTTAAAGAACCGCTCTTTGCCGCGTATTGCCAAAGCGCTCTTGCAAAGGTCAAGGCGGCGCTGGCCGATGCCTCGCTCCATACTCTCGTGCAGTGCGCGCCTGCGGTGCGGGTGGCGATTGCCGAAGATTTCGGACTCGAACTGGGTTCGCTGACGCCGGGCAAACTGGTCGCCGGGCTAAGACGGCTCGGTTTCGACCGCGTCTACGACACGAATTTTGCCGCCGACCTGACGATCATGGAAGAAGGCAGCGAACTGCTGGCGCGTTTGCAAAACGGCGGCGTGTTGCCGATGTTCACATCCTGTTGTCCCGCCTGGGTCAAACATGTCGAACAGGAATACCCGCAGCTGATCCCGCATCTGTCGAGTTGCAAGTCGCCGCAGCAGATGGCGGGCGCGCTCTTTAAAACGTACGGTGCAAAAATTGACAACCTTGAGCCGCAGCAGGTGTACAGCGTGGCGATCATGCCCTGCACCTGCAAGCCGTATGAAGCGGCGCGCCCCGAACTCGCGAGCGAAGGCCGCCCCGATGTCGATGCGGTACTGACGACGCGCGAGCTCGCCTATCTCCTGAAAGAAGCGAAGATTGATTTTGCTGCGCTGCCCGATGAAGAAGGCGATGCGGCGCTCGGTTTGTATAGCGGCGCGGGACACATTTTCGGCGCGACCGGCGGCGTGATGGAAGCGGCGCTTCGCACAGCCTGGGAACTGGTGAACAAAAAGCCGCTCGACAAGCCGGAACTCGAATTCATTCGCGGCGGCGAAGGCATTCGCAGCGCAAGCCTTACGGTTGGCGGGCAGGAAGTCAAAGTAGCTATTGTGGCCGGACTGCAACATGCAAAACCTTTGCTCGAACAGGTCGCGGCCGGTAACGCCGACTATCATTTTATCGAGGTTATGACTTGCCCGGTCGGCTGCGTAAGCGGCGGCGGACAGCCGAAGGTTTTGTTGCCGGAAGATCGTGTGCTTGCCTACGCCAATCGCACGGCGGCGACGTATGGCCACGATGCGCAGCTGAAAACGCGCAAGTCGCATGAAAATCCGGCGATTCAGCAACTCTATAAAGAATTTCTCGGCGAACCGCTGGGGCATACGTCGCATCATCTGTTGCATACGACGTATACTGACCGGAGGAAACCGTCATGA
- a CDS encoding aminopeptidase codes for MEQELMKKYARLIVKTGVNVQKDQTLIIVSPIECAPFARAMAEVAYQTGARDVVISWRDELFAKLRYQMGPDEIFDEFPAWQKDMFVNLTRQGAGVISIAASDPELLKDVDPDRVARAMKASTSALKEYRERMMAHRNTWCVVSMPTKAWAAKVFPQLDEEAALEKLWQAIYQAVRVNEADPVAAWQQHQAKLQAAMDFMNGHTFRYLKYKNGLGTDLTIELPKEHLWLGGSERTPGGVDFFANMPTEEIFTLPLKSGINGTVYSSKPLNYHGNLIDRFCLTFEAGRVVSFSAEQGYEVLKNLLETDEGASFIGEVALVPFDSPISNSGILFYNTLFDENASCHLAFGKAYPICIKGGEGLSPEELAERGVNDSLVHEDFMVGTADLSITGITADGTEVPVFRQGNFAF; via the coding sequence ATGGAACAGGAATTGATGAAAAAATATGCCCGGCTGATCGTAAAGACCGGGGTTAATGTGCAGAAAGATCAGACGCTGATTATCGTTTCGCCGATCGAGTGCGCTCCGTTTGCCAGAGCGATGGCGGAAGTGGCGTATCAGACAGGCGCACGCGATGTAGTAATCAGCTGGCGCGATGAACTGTTCGCCAAACTGCGTTATCAAATGGGGCCGGATGAAATTTTTGATGAGTTTCCCGCATGGCAGAAAGACATGTTTGTCAATTTGACGCGCCAGGGAGCAGGCGTGATCAGCATTGCAGCCTCCGATCCCGAACTGCTGAAGGATGTCGATCCGGATCGCGTGGCGCGTGCGATGAAAGCCAGTACGAGTGCGCTCAAGGAATATCGTGAGCGGATGATGGCGCACCGCAACACCTGGTGCGTCGTTTCGATGCCAACCAAGGCGTGGGCGGCCAAAGTGTTTCCGCAGCTTGATGAAGAGGCGGCGCTCGAAAAATTATGGCAGGCGATTTATCAAGCGGTGCGGGTGAACGAAGCTGATCCGGTCGCGGCCTGGCAGCAGCATCAGGCGAAGCTGCAAGCGGCGATGGATTTCATGAATGGACACACTTTTCGCTATCTGAAATATAAGAACGGACTGGGAACGGACCTGACGATCGAACTGCCGAAAGAGCATCTCTGGTTGGGCGGTTCCGAGCGCACACCGGGCGGCGTGGATTTTTTCGCCAACATGCCGACCGAAGAGATCTTCACGCTACCGCTGAAAAGCGGCATCAACGGAACCGTTTACAGCTCGAAACCGCTTAACTATCATGGCAACCTGATTGATCGCTTCTGCCTGACGTTCGAAGCAGGCAGGGTTGTTTCGTTCAGCGCCGAGCAGGGGTATGAAGTGCTGAAAAACCTCTTGGAAACCGACGAAGGCGCAAGCTTTATCGGCGAAGTGGCGCTGGTGCCTTTTGATTCGCCGATTTCGAACTCCGGCATCCTCTTTTACAATACGCTGTTCGACGAAAACGCCTCCTGTCATTTGGCGTTCGGCAAAGCGTATCCGATTTGCATCAAGGGCGGCGAAGGCCTGTCGCCTGAGGAACTGGCCGAACGCGGCGTCAATGATTCTTTGGTGCATGAAGATTTCATGGTCGGCACGGCTGATTTGTCGATTACCGGCATCACGGCCGATGGGACTGAAGTTCCGGTCTTCCGGCAAGGGAATTTTGCTTTTTAG
- a CDS encoding membrane protein: MRQRLGNLFFGLFLYGLGIVVTLRSNLGTTPWDALHAALTAYIPLTMGQIGQVTGLIIILLSMLIGMQPGWGTLANMYFIGVFIDFFLGQSWLSAPDTFWWQLAMLLGGVWIIGWASYFYMVAALGAGPRDSFMVGAVRKSGWPVWKIRTAIEGSVALSAYALGGPVGIGTVIIALTLGPAIQFSFRLMGKRAQDIEHEGWKPDWRKKTGSA, from the coding sequence ATGCGGCAGCGCTTGGGGAATTTATTTTTTGGTTTGTTTTTATATGGCTTGGGAATCGTCGTGACGCTGCGCAGCAATTTGGGAACTACGCCATGGGACGCATTGCATGCGGCGTTGACGGCTTATATTCCGCTCACGATGGGCCAGATCGGACAGGTCACCGGCCTGATTATTATTCTTTTGAGTATGCTGATCGGCATGCAGCCGGGGTGGGGAACGCTTGCGAATATGTACTTTATCGGCGTGTTCATCGACTTTTTTCTCGGACAGTCCTGGCTCAGTGCGCCGGATACTTTTTGGTGGCAGCTGGCGATGCTGCTCGGCGGCGTGTGGATCATCGGCTGGGCCAGTTATTTTTATATGGTCGCTGCGCTAGGCGCCGGGCCGCGTGACAGTTTCATGGTCGGTGCGGTACGCAAAAGCGGTTGGCCGGTCTGGAAAATCCGCACCGCAATCGAGGGCAGCGTCGCGCTGAGCGCGTATGCGCTGGGCGGTCCGGTCGGAATCGGCACAGTCATCATTGCACTGACGCTGGGTCCGGCGATCCAGTTTTCTTTTCGCCTGATGGGCAAACGGGCGCAGGACATCGAACATGAGGGCTGGAAACCGGACTGGCGGAAGAAGACGGGGAGCGCCTAA
- the fdhF gene encoding formate dehydrogenase subunit alpha — MKQVLTVCPYCGTGCTLYLHVEEERIKKVTANDAPDAVNQGKLCSKGHFGFDFVHHRDRLTTPLIRKSGKLVPAGWAEALGIVADKIKQAKEKYGPDSIAGFSSARCTNEENYLMQKLMRAAVGTNNIDHCARLUHAPTVAGLATAFGSGAMTNSINELDRLGPQDAMFAIGTNTTECHPLIGLFMLRAKERGAKLVVADPREIDLTHAADVWLRLKPGTDVALLNALAQVIIAEGMGDCDFIKSRTENYPAFAAAVQDYTPEMAETITTVPAAKIREAARIIGRAANTAAYYTMGITQHTSGVDNVLAVANLALLTGNIGKVKAGVNPLRGQNNVQGSCDMGALPNVLPGYQPVQDEAVRQKFEQAWQVELSQRSGLTIPQVLEAIEEEKVKVLYVFGENPLRSDPDINHVQHCLEHVDFLVVQDIFLTETAELADVVLPGASFAEKEGTFSNTERKVQLLRQAIEPIGDSRPDWRILADLLTALGRPEIYRSPKDVFDEMRRLTPSYAGISYQRLAEKGLQWPCPSEDHPGTPVLHIGSCNRGLGRFSAVGHRDPAELPDAEYPLMLTTGRVVAHYHTGTMTRRSWGLNGTHPKEALEINPFDAAALGLEDGDAIRVTSRRGVVDTEAQITDRVPPGLTFITFHFTESPGNRLTNSAADPVAGTPEFKVCAVRVEKRAMVV, encoded by the coding sequence ATGAAACAGGTATTGACGGTCTGCCCATACTGCGGCACCGGTTGCACGCTCTACCTTCATGTTGAAGAGGAGCGGATTAAAAAAGTTACGGCCAATGATGCGCCGGACGCGGTGAACCAAGGCAAACTTTGTTCGAAAGGGCATTTTGGTTTTGACTTTGTGCATCACCGCGATCGTTTGACGACGCCGCTGATCCGAAAGAGCGGCAAACTGGTACCGGCCGGCTGGGCGGAAGCGCTCGGAATTGTCGCCGACAAAATAAAACAGGCAAAAGAAAAATATGGGCCGGACAGCATCGCGGGCTTCAGCTCCGCACGCTGTACAAACGAAGAAAACTATCTGATGCAAAAATTGATGCGCGCCGCAGTGGGAACGAATAATATCGACCACTGCGCCCGTCTCTGACACGCTCCAACCGTGGCCGGTCTGGCCACAGCATTCGGCAGCGGCGCAATGACCAACTCGATCAACGAACTTGATCGCTTGGGGCCGCAAGATGCCATGTTTGCCATTGGAACGAATACGACGGAATGCCATCCGCTGATTGGTCTCTTCATGCTGCGCGCCAAAGAACGGGGCGCCAAGCTCGTCGTTGCCGATCCGCGCGAGATCGATCTGACGCATGCCGCCGACGTTTGGCTGCGTCTAAAGCCGGGCACCGACGTTGCCCTCTTGAATGCGCTGGCGCAGGTGATTATTGCCGAAGGAATGGGCGATTGTGATTTTATCAAATCGCGTACGGAAAATTATCCGGCGTTTGCGGCGGCGGTGCAGGATTATACGCCGGAAATGGCGGAAACGATTACGACAGTACCGGCCGCAAAAATCAGAGAAGCCGCGCGCATCATCGGTCGCGCAGCCAATACCGCGGCGTACTATACAATGGGAATCACGCAGCATACCAGCGGCGTTGACAATGTTTTGGCGGTCGCGAATCTGGCGCTGCTTACCGGCAACATCGGCAAGGTGAAGGCCGGCGTCAATCCGCTGCGCGGTCAAAACAATGTGCAGGGTTCCTGCGACATGGGCGCGCTGCCCAATGTGCTGCCCGGTTATCAACCGGTTCAGGATGAAGCGGTGCGGCAAAAGTTTGAACAGGCCTGGCAGGTTGAACTTTCACAGCGTTCTGGTCTGACGATACCGCAGGTACTGGAAGCGATCGAAGAAGAGAAGGTCAAAGTACTCTACGTGTTTGGCGAAAATCCGCTGCGCAGTGATCCTGACATCAATCATGTCCAGCATTGTCTGGAACATGTCGACTTTCTCGTAGTGCAGGACATTTTCCTGACGGAGACGGCCGAACTGGCGGACGTGGTTCTACCGGGTGCAAGCTTCGCGGAAAAAGAAGGCACATTCAGTAATACGGAACGCAAGGTGCAACTGCTGCGCCAGGCGATAGAGCCGATCGGCGACAGCCGCCCGGATTGGCGCATTCTTGCAGACTTGCTCACGGCGTTGGGGCGACCGGAAATTTATCGCTCGCCGAAGGATGTCTTCGATGAGATGCGGCGTCTGACGCCGAGCTATGCGGGGATTTCTTATCAGCGCCTAGCGGAAAAGGGGTTGCAATGGCCGTGTCCGAGCGAAGATCATCCCGGCACGCCGGTACTGCACATCGGCAGCTGCAACCGTGGTTTGGGGCGTTTTTCCGCAGTCGGACATCGTGATCCGGCGGAACTGCCGGATGCAGAATATCCGTTGATGCTGACGACCGGGCGGGTCGTGGCGCATTATCACACCGGCACGATGACGCGACGCAGCTGGGGCTTGAATGGTACGCATCCGAAGGAAGCGCTGGAAATCAATCCTTTCGATGCCGCCGCGCTCGGATTGGAGGACGGCGATGCGATTCGAGTGACCAGCCGCCGCGGCGTTGTCGACACCGAAGCGCAAATCACCGATCGTGTGCCGCCGGGTCTGACGTTTATCACCTTTCACTTTACGGAAAGTCCCGGCAACCGTTTAACGAACAGCGCCGCCGACCCGGTGGCGGGTACGCCGGAGTTTAAAGTCTGCGCGGTGCGGGTGGAAAAACGTGCAATGGTGGTTTAG
- a CDS encoding SH3 domain-containing protein: MRFIVMLVLVLVGLSSGAQAATDDKQALDYWLARVPEREQVLMNGAEIAQYNEELRGKQPTVVYDLLRYPSQVPGTALKQWLSECQMPEGYVNGQPMASEWKRQVMLRINTDKVKPMNTVEYGLITVRSHVRAVPTATPIFESATDKEFDQNQSTILNPGEGVVILQRSPDGLWLFVQSENYRGWLSADVVAVASDRKVWQEYLAAEHFIVVTGSKLSLTLDGRTVLLEMGSQLPLAKKEDASVHTVLLPKRDATGGVIFTEYRLAANADVQVGYLPYTTENVLRQAFKFKGQPYGWGGLKDSVDCSSLIMDVYRTFGFRLPRDADQQEASIGKNYPVASSGAAAVLDTVRSGSTLYMPGHTMLYLGKADGLYYVIHSLGSSGAPDKFGKYQRVPVMQVVVSDLSLKRKTGRPFIDGLTTVKEIMQ; encoded by the coding sequence ATGCGGTTCATAGTAATGTTAGTATTGGTTCTTGTCGGGCTGTCAAGCGGCGCGCAGGCGGCGACGGACGATAAGCAGGCGCTCGATTATTGGTTGGCGCGCGTGCCGGAGCGGGAGCAGGTGCTGATGAACGGTGCGGAGATTGCACAATATAATGAAGAGCTGCGCGGCAAGCAGCCGACGGTTGTTTATGATCTGCTCCGCTATCCATCGCAAGTGCCGGGAACGGCGTTGAAGCAGTGGCTGTCCGAATGCCAGATGCCGGAAGGCTACGTGAACGGCCAGCCGATGGCGAGCGAGTGGAAGCGGCAGGTGATGCTGCGGATCAATACGGACAAGGTTAAGCCGATGAACACGGTGGAATACGGTTTGATCACCGTACGCAGCCATGTCCGAGCGGTACCGACCGCGACGCCTATCTTTGAAAGCGCGACCGACAAGGAGTTTGACCAGAATCAAAGTACGATCCTTAATCCGGGCGAAGGCGTCGTGATCTTGCAGCGCAGTCCGGACGGCTTGTGGCTGTTCGTGCAAAGCGAAAATTACCGGGGCTGGCTGTCGGCGGATGTTGTCGCTGTAGCGTCGGATCGCAAAGTCTGGCAGGAGTATCTTGCGGCGGAACATTTCATCGTGGTTACCGGCAGCAAACTCTCTTTGACGTTGGACGGGCGGACGGTGCTTCTGGAAATGGGTAGTCAATTGCCGCTGGCGAAAAAAGAGGATGCATCCGTACACACGGTGCTGCTCCCGAAACGTGATGCGACGGGCGGCGTTATTTTTACTGAATACCGTTTAGCCGCGAATGCCGATGTGCAAGTCGGTTATCTGCCATACACCACTGAAAACGTATTGCGCCAAGCCTTCAAATTCAAAGGCCAGCCTTACGGCTGGGGCGGACTGAAGGACAGCGTCGATTGTTCGAGTCTGATCATGGATGTCTATCGCACGTTCGGCTTCAGACTGCCGCGCGATGCCGACCAACAGGAAGCGTCGATCGGGAAGAATTATCCGGTTGCTTCGTCCGGCGCGGCTGCCGTCTTGGATACGGTCAGATCCGGCAGCACGCTCTATATGCCGGGACATACCATGCTTTACTTGGGTAAGGCAGACGGGCTCTACTATGTGATCCATTCGCTCGGTTCCTCCGGAGCGCCTGACAAGTTTGGCAAGTATCAGCGCGTACCGGTGATGCAGGTGGTGGTCAGCGATCTCAGCTTGAAGCGAAAGACGGGACGTCCGTTTATCGACGGGCTGACGACGGTCAAGGAAATTATGCAGTAA